GGTCCCAAGCATCCCCAGGGCTGCTCCTGCAGCTGGCCTGGCCCTATCCACAGGTGCACCAGCCGTGATGCAGCAGCCACGAGTGGAGACGGATCCCATCGGGGCCGGCGAGGGGCCGCGGCGGGCGGTACCCTGGTCGGTCTGGGTCACCCGGCAGGGCTGGGTGCGCTGGTGGGTGTGCCACATGCCCCagagctgggcccagtggtggaCCACATCAGGTTGGCGGCAACCCCTGCAGCGCGTGCTGTGGGGTCTGGAGGGGATACTCTACCTGCTGCTGGCTCTGATGCTCTGCCATGCACTCTTCACCACCGGCTCCCACCTGCTGAGCTCCCTGTGGCCTGTGGTGGCTGCCGCCTGGCGCCACCTGCTGCCAGCCATCCTGCTGCTGGTGCTAAGTGCCCTGCCCGCCTTGCTCTTCACGGCCTCCTTCCTGCTGCTCTTCTCCACACTGCTGAGCCTCGTGGGCCTCCTCACCTCCATGACTCACCCAGGCCATCCTCAGGACTTGGACCAATAGAAGGGCATCCCCATTCTGCTGCCTGTGTCTGTTGAGCCCTGACCTAGGGCGTGAgccctggggagagggagggcagtGGGACCTCAGCAGGCCCCAGGCTCCCAGTCTCAACACAAGTCAAAGCCTGTGGTGTCGCTGGAGCCGACAGGTAGACTGGCCTGGCCTCTTGCACCTTCCTCAGGTTGATGCTGCAGGTACCTGGTGTGAAGGGCCAGGCTTCGAGGAGACAGGACAGATGGTTTGGCCAAGGGCAGAGCTTGGTCAAGTCTCTAGAGCACCCATGTGGATGTGGTAATGCCACTGGGGTTCCCTTGCCATTCCTCCCATCAGTCCCCTTTCCACTTTCAGAAGGATCGCAGGCTCTAGAAAGGGCCCCACTGACAGAAACCTACACAGGAGAGGGCTGACCAGAAGCCCCACTCACCTTCCAGAACTTTTTGCCCAGGCAttcctccttcctgttcttcctACTTTCTGCCTCAGTTTATACCACCAAATCTGGAAAATGGGCTAACCAGGATAGTGagttttactctttttcttccttccttcgttccttccttcctccccccaccccctttttttgtggtgctggagattggaCCCACATGCACTCCAacaccaagctacaccccagctcctACATATGCATTCTTTTAAGAGTCCTCGTGACTGTTATGGAAAAACAAGCGAGTCCCATTGCAGTCACTTACACAATGTGTGGCCTTGGTCAATTCATTCTTTTGAGCCTGAGGGTTGACTCAAGCCTGTCACAAGGTTGACAAAGGCAATACCTGCTTGCAAAATACTttgtaaaggcaaaaaaaaaaagagaacattctGTAGGTCTTTTGACCCAGAAGACTGATGAAAAAGCAGGAAGCCTTCCTAGGCTTTCAGAGAAATGCTTGGTCATGTATAAAATTTTGGCCCTGAGACGGGAAACGGAGGATGGATGGTGTAGAGAGATGTAAAAACGTCGTGTGCCGTGAAATCTCAAAATGTGCAGATGTTGAACTCTTTGATTGTGAAATGCTTGGGACTGGGGCTTGGTGCCAGGAGATGCTCACGTGGCTGTGTGAAGGGGGAGAAAACAGTTTAGGCATTTCCCAAACTGACCCAGCAAGCTGCTCACAGCCCAGAAAGACTTTGCAAAGTGGTGTCACTTGATGCTCCAGATTCTGGCCCTTTGCACATCTGTTGACTCTTCCAAACAAATCCTGGGTGATCAGTTATTACCaaataaagtatatgaaagaaaatttaccCACAGTTGGGACCTGCCCACCTAACTCCCACTCAGTCCCTCACCCTCCCCAACTCCTGACCAGTCCTGGCTCCTACTTTATATTTAACCCTAAAATCCTTGCTCCTGAAGCCCTAGACCCAAGACCATACTCAGGTCCTAGGGAACAACCCTGGATCATTTTCCCAAAATCCACTTACTATATTTTTGTACAAATGCCTTCAGCTTCAGTTTCTGAAACCCAAAGACAAATCCTTTCAGTTTCTCTATAGTTTTCCCTAAAACATGGCCTCTGGTAGCAAGAGCAAGGTGGGATACAAAAGTGGCTTAGCTTTATGGTTAGCATGATGTACTTTGCTGGGACTAGGCTTAAATCTGAGCACTCACTTTTAAGCTCTGTAGCATTGGTGACAATTACTAAGCCTTCCTGAACTTCATTTTAAGGGTAAAACAAAGGCAAGGACACCTGGGATGTAGGGAGAGTCCTTGGACCAACTCCTAGCATCACCCACTAGAGCTCTATCAATCATGACTATCCCACTTCAGTGATGAGAAGTCAGACTCAGGATGGTCAGTTACCAGCGGGAAAGTCAAGACACTTGAGTCTCAAACCCCACTAACACTATGGAAGGGAAAGGCCATACAGGGTAGGGAGAACACAAAAACCTAACTGAAGACTCTGCAGCTTCCCTTGTTCTCAAAATTTCCTGTCAGAGATAAAGCCCAAGTCTGAGGAGGTCATAAGTCAAACCAGTTGTTGTCTGATGGGCCTGACTCTTTGGTGGGGATGGACCCTAGGATGCCTGACCTGGATTCATCTCTGACTTGCTATGTATTACTATCCAGGAACATCATCTCTCTGGAGACTTGGGGCCattccaattaaaagaaaaaggaggcctGGGCCCACACCAGATGCTTGGGGGGACAGGATGTGGGTAGGAGCAAGAAAAAAGgctttcttttccccacatagaTGTATACCTTTCCCCCTCCTGTCATGGTGCAGCCAGACTGGAAAGCGGAAGGGCAATCCTACTTACTAATTAGACCAACACATACCCTGTGACCCAGCAACCCCAAATAAATTCTTACAGAAGTCCACAAGGGCCTTGATTTTCAAATTGTGGCTCAGGACCAGCAGTATAAGCATCCCCTGGAAGCTGttaagaaatgcagaatctccCCACCTCTGATCTATTGAATCGGAGCCTGCTTTTTAATAAGATTCCCAGGTGATACTTACGTGCACTAACGTTTGAGAAATGCTGTATAAGGGGATTTGTTTGAGGATATACTCCTGCACGGCTATTGGTGGGAGCAGGAAGATAGAAAGGTAAAGCATGAACCAAAGAGAGGTGGCCACACCGATTAGTATTAAAATCTTAGGACTCATCAAAAGAAactgaatgagaaataatacGATTCCTTTCGCACAAACCCAGAACACATGCCAGTGAAACAATATATTATTTTGGCAATACGTAGAAACAAAAGATAACCAAAATGGTATAGACCACCAGGGGTAGGCAGATGGGAGTGGGGTGTAGAGgtaaaagggaataaaatgaaagaccctgcagagaagaaaaatggtcAACACAATTCCTGAAATTCCTTTTAATGTAGACATAGTAATCCCGTTAGAGTCAAAAGTCTTAAAAATGCAAGAATAGGCACGCTGGAATGAAAAAGTTCTAAGCTTTTCCGGCTTGGGTCAAGAAAGAACGGTCCTCCTGGCTCGTGTGACTTAGGCGGCTGGGCGGGTACCTTTGCTCGCGGTCCTCTCCGCTTCACCGCCCGCCCCCGCGCCCTCCCGCGCAGCCTGCTCCGATGGGGGTGGAGTGAGGCCGGGATCCGGCAACCTTTTGGCCAGGCCAGACCAGACTTAAGGAACCGGGTGGAGGAGGGGTCATCCGCGAGGGAACTGGCATCCAAGTAAGAGCGGACCCCTGGCTGGACGCACATACCCCTGGGGAAACCAAGGAGTGGGGGCGCCCAGTAGAGCGTCCTCCCGCCCTAAGGAACTGGCTGCAAGGAGAAGGAGCAGCTAGAATGCGGCGGGCTATAAAGGTGTTTGTCAGGGGTCGCTTGCTGCTAAGGTGCACCCCTTGAGCTGGATCATCAGTGGCCAAcctgggggaaggaaaggggccCTTGGAAAGAGGAAACCGTGCAGCCCCGGGGAACTTCCAGGGGCGGGCGCGGGAAGCCGGGAAGGGAGCGTTTTCCCTCAGACCCGTGGGTGGCTAAGGCTGAGCAACGCTGGGAGTGCGATGAGCGGCTCATCGGACCCAGCAgtcagaggcctcagggaaggaagaaggagatggCGTCATCCGGGAGGGGAGGCGGCCTGCACAGCCCTGGGAGGATGCCCCAGGATCGGGGCGGGGCGCGCAGGCACGGCTATGCGGGGGAGTGAAAGGGTCGCCTCCCGCTGCCCCGGGAGCGGGGCTTGGTCGGGCGGCACGGAGGCAGCGGTTGCTAACAGTTGCTAACTTGAGGCTGGAGGAAAGTCGCGGTGGGGAATCCCTGCGTGGCGCCGGGAACACCTGAGGCCAGCCGCGAGGTGCGGGGCTCCGAGGGCACTGCTCTCTTTCCAAGTCTCAGGGACGCGACGACAGGCGGGCGTCCAGGCTGGAACGTTGGCTGTGGGGCACAGCCGGGATGGCGAGAGCCTGAGACTGGGAAGGAAGTCCCAAGACCCGTCCAGGACTGGAGGGCCGTAGGTGTCCAGGAAGGTGCTAGTGCGCCTGGAGATGAAGTCCCCCAGAATTGCCCGATGACTGACCGGCAAGATGCGCCCCCTGGCGGAAATCTCTGGCGTTGGTAGTGCAAGATCGGGCTTGgctggtggggggggggggggggggagaggaggaagaggtgctGGTCCCACAGACTTGGACACCACCTTTTGGAGTGAGGAGGCAGGGCGTGGGCCCACTGCCATCAGGTGGCTTCGATGCCACCTTATCTTTTGCCTCAAATCTCCAGCTTGGGTCCCCCGGTCAGACAACCAGAAGCACTGAAGTCAGAGCTCATGAGAATCTGGGGAAGGAGTGGCACCAATGTAACCTGTTCGACTTGTCTCCAACTCTTGTCCCAGTCCTGGTCTGATATGATCCCATTGCTCCTGGGGTTAAAAGGGCTGTTTTTGTAAGATTCTGTCAGGGTCTGGAGACACCTAATTTGGGACAAATCACTTATTCCTGCTAAgcaaaaatttccatttatattctggaaatttcctTGCTTGCTTTATACTGATTCCTTGCCTTTCGAATATTTCCATCTTCACAATAAAAGAACTTGAAAGCTGCAGCTGAGCTCAGTGATACAGAGCTTGCTTAACGTGTAATGCTCTggattcaataaaaaataaaaaataaaacttgatttacTATCTGTTGTTTCTACTATATTTTCTGGCCTGTACTACCTTCAAATGTCTAAACCAaagtataaaatgagaaattcatCCATGTTCTTCTATGTATCAATAGTTCACTTTTTTATAGCATATTAGTATTCCTCTGTATGGTATACCaacatttatttatctgttcctcTGTTGATaaacattgaattttatttttcagcttttggctatgacattaaaaaaaaactcccgtgattcatgtacaatgaaaaaAGATACACTATTGTATctttttgtaaacattttcatttttcttgggtaaaaaCCTAAGAATGAAatggctggatcatatggtaggggtatgtttaactttttaagacactgccaaatggttttccaaagtgattgcaccGGTTCACCTTCACACCGGCAGTTCCTCCATACCTTGGCCAACACTTGGTGTGATTAGTCTTTTAAATATCAGGCATTCCAACAGGTGGGTAGTGTCTCATTATGgccttaatttgcatttctctaatggctaaaaatgttgaacatgttttaatGTGCATATTTGCAATCCATTTATTCTCTTTCCTTAAGTGTCAGTTCAAATAGTTTGCCCTTCCCCCTTAACCTTTTATTGggctttgggattttttttttctggatacaAATTCTTTATCAGACACAACTTGAGAATACCttctcccactcttcagtttGTCTTGTCTTTATCTTAATGGCATCTTTCGAAGAAcagaaatttttggttttaatgaTGTACAGCATACCAAGTTTTTCCTTTATGGATTGCATTTTTGGTGTCCAGGAAAACTGCCTAACTCAAGGTCACAgcaattttcctttattctttcttctaggTTTAAGGTTTTAGTTTTACATTGAGGTCTGTggtctattttgagttaatttttgtatatggtgtgagctATGAATTGAGATTGGTTTTTTCTTCACATGGATTTGCAGTGGTTGCAACCCACTTATTGAAGACTATCCTTTCTCCACTAAGTTGCCTTTGCACCTTCATTAAAACTGATTTGTCCATCTTGTGTGTGGATCTATTTCTGGATTCTGTGCCATTGCTGTTTGCTtatctttatgccagtaccacaacCTCTGCCCATTGCTTTATAATAAGCTTTGAAATCATGTAATGTCAGTCCAACTTGTTCTTATCTAGATTATGTTGGCTGTTCTAGATCCTTTGTTTCTATAAGTTTTAGAATCAGCTTAGTTTCTACAAAACTGTTggaattttgttcatattttgtgtgtgcatgtatgtgtatgtgtgtgtgtgtgtgtgtgtgcgcatacactccccccccacacacacactttgagaaaatcaatattttaatgtttggCTCCTATCTGACCCCTTGGGCAAGGTACATCTCTCCCATTTATTCAGATCTTCTTGAATTTCTCTCAGCAATATTTTTAAGGTACCATCTTTAATCACATTTACCCAAAATGcttatttttgtcattgtaaatggtattttaaaaaattctgtgccTGATTGTTCAGGGCTAGTACAGAGAAATACAACTGATT
The Sciurus carolinensis chromosome 2, mSciCar1.2, whole genome shotgun sequence DNA segment above includes these coding regions:
- the Tmem239 gene encoding transmembrane protein 239, producing MQQPRVETDPIGAGEGPRRAVPWSVWVTRQGWVRWWVCHMPQSWAQWWTTSGWRQPLQRVLWGLEGILYLLLALMLCHALFTTGSHLLSSLWPVVAAAWRHLLPAILLLVLSALPALLFTASFLLLFSTLLSLVGLLTSMTHPGHPQDLDQ